One genomic window of Cellulophaga sp. Hel_I_12 includes the following:
- a CDS encoding M23 family metallopeptidase: MKKVLFGLLLVGINAISAQDNYPQDAFNSPLDIPLILSGSFGELRSNHFHSGIDIKTQQREGLKTYSIAEGTITRIKVSIWGYGKVIYIAHPNGYTSVYGHLQKFSPKIEAYINKLQYEKESFEVEVFPDFGALTVEKGELIAYTGNTGGSSGPHLHFEIRQSASEKPTNPLLYGYDVKDGSSPVLTNLYAYPLDENSVVNQSNDKVQLRFSKQSDGSFLADKVVATGTIGFGINSFDRQDLATNQNGLFKVQQLVNGKVYTAYDLESFSFGETRFINTLIDYEYFAKNRQRIQRLYKTPPNQMSIYKEVYNDGKIDVAEGLSYTVEILMKDIKDNTTKVVIPVEGKFQDVKVVKDENKTANFLMAKKPNSYDLGIAQVYFPANTFYEDFYIDLRQGDDTVTIHNSTVPAHQNFTITFDTSKYPQEELNQLFIARLDSRSRPSYTSTYKRGTVFSTRTRDLGTYTLAKDTVAPKIRANNFKEKQWLSNYSYLSLTITDDLSGIDTYRATLNGQWILMEYEPKKNVLIYNFDNYILNEKECNLEVIVTDNVGNSTTFKSTFFRK, encoded by the coding sequence ATGAAGAAAGTCTTATTCGGTTTATTACTGGTTGGCATAAACGCTATTAGTGCACAAGATAATTATCCACAAGACGCTTTTAACTCTCCTTTAGATATTCCCTTAATTTTATCAGGTAGCTTTGGTGAATTACGAAGCAACCATTTTCATTCTGGGATTGATATCAAAACACAGCAGCGTGAAGGCCTAAAAACCTATTCGATAGCTGAAGGTACCATCACAAGAATTAAAGTTTCTATTTGGGGCTACGGCAAAGTAATTTACATTGCTCATCCCAATGGATACACTTCAGTGTATGGGCACTTACAAAAATTTTCTCCAAAAATTGAAGCCTACATCAACAAACTACAATACGAAAAAGAATCTTTCGAGGTCGAAGTTTTTCCTGACTTTGGGGCTTTAACCGTCGAAAAGGGGGAACTAATTGCTTATACGGGAAATACTGGAGGATCATCTGGACCTCATTTACATTTTGAAATTAGACAGAGTGCTTCTGAAAAACCTACAAATCCATTATTATACGGATATGATGTTAAAGATGGTAGTAGCCCGGTTTTGACCAACCTATATGCCTATCCTTTAGACGAAAATAGCGTTGTTAACCAAAGTAATGACAAAGTTCAACTTCGCTTTTCTAAACAAAGTGATGGTAGTTTTTTGGCAGATAAAGTAGTGGCCACAGGAACAATTGGTTTCGGTATTAATTCCTTTGACCGGCAAGATTTGGCGACAAACCAAAATGGACTGTTCAAAGTACAACAACTTGTCAATGGAAAAGTGTATACCGCGTATGATCTAGAATCGTTTTCGTTTGGAGAAACTCGGTTTATAAATACCTTAATAGATTACGAGTATTTTGCCAAAAATCGGCAAAGAATTCAACGTTTGTACAAAACACCTCCTAACCAGATGAGTATTTACAAAGAAGTATATAATGATGGTAAAATTGATGTTGCAGAAGGTTTGAGTTATACCGTTGAAATACTGATGAAAGATATTAAAGACAATACGACCAAAGTGGTTATTCCGGTAGAAGGCAAATTTCAAGATGTAAAAGTTGTAAAGGATGAAAACAAAACTGCTAATTTCTTGATGGCAAAAAAGCCAAACAGCTACGATTTAGGTATCGCTCAAGTGTATTTTCCAGCCAATACTTTTTATGAAGATTTTTATATCGATTTACGACAAGGAGACGACACCGTAACCATTCATAATAGTACTGTTCCTGCACATCAAAATTTCACAATTACTTTTGATACTTCTAAATATCCTCAAGAAGAATTAAATCAACTTTTTATTGCCCGTTTAGATAGTAGATCTAGACCTAGCTATACGTCTACCTACAAAAGAGGTACTGTTTTTTCTACGAGAACAAGAGACTTAGGTACCTACACGCTGGCAAAAGATACCGTAGCTCCAAAAATACGAGCCAATAATTTTAAAGAAAAACAATGGCTTAGTAATTACAGCTATTTAAGCTTGACCATAACAGATGATTTAAGCGGTATCGATACCTACCGTGCCACCTTAAACGGACAGTGGATTTTAATGGAATACGAACCTAAAAAAAATGTCCTTATCTATAATTTTGATAACTATATTTTAAATGAAAAGGAATGTAATCTCGAAGTCATCGTTACTGATAATGTCGGTAATAGTACTACCTTTAAGAGCACTTTCTTTAGAAAATAG
- a CDS encoding cell division protein ZapA has product MSEKLKIKLSIADRVYPLTIDPKQEEGLRKAAKNIEQLAKNFEKNYAVRDKQDVLAMCALQFASKIEQRSIEQMEDTTEVTARLKALDDLVSQQLAVK; this is encoded by the coding sequence ATGTCTGAAAAACTCAAAATAAAACTTTCAATTGCTGACAGAGTTTATCCTTTGACGATAGACCCTAAGCAAGAAGAAGGCTTGCGAAAGGCTGCTAAGAATATTGAGCAACTTGCTAAGAATTTTGAGAAAAACTATGCGGTTAGGGACAAACAAGATGTATTGGCCATGTGTGCCTTGCAATTCGCTTCAAAAATTGAGCAAAGGAGCATTGAGCAAATGGAAGATACGACAGAGGTAACAGCTAGGTTAAAAGCTTTAGACGATTTGGTATCACAACAGTTAGCCGTTAAGTAG
- a CDS encoding Lrp/AsnC family transcriptional regulator produces the protein MLSTIDIQIIKILKKNSRASFAEIGRKIALSPSSVRERIQKLEDLGVIKSYSIKLNHAMMGNGLEVFIMLKIFDGKLQYILSEITTYPEVLEVFRITGPYNIHMRVALRDQLHLQQFVDKLIKYGSPTTHLILSELKNEEEL, from the coding sequence ATGCTGAGTACTATAGATATTCAAATAATCAAAATATTAAAAAAAAATTCTAGAGCCTCCTTTGCAGAAATTGGAAGAAAAATAGCTCTTTCACCCTCTTCTGTGCGTGAACGGATTCAGAAATTAGAAGATTTAGGCGTTATAAAATCGTATAGCATAAAACTTAACCATGCCATGATGGGGAATGGACTTGAGGTTTTTATAATGTTGAAAATATTTGACGGCAAGCTCCAATACATACTATCAGAGATTACCACCTATCCAGAAGTGCTAGAAGTTTTTAGAATTACGGGTCCTTATAATATACATATGCGCGTGGCGCTTCGTGACCAATTACACTTACAACAATTTGTAGATAAGCTTATTAAATATGGTAGTCCAACCACACACCTTATTCTTTCTGAGCTCAAAAATGAGGAAGAATTGTAA
- a CDS encoding sulfite exporter TauE/SafE family protein → MDITVLILLILGIFIGFYVQTVIGFAGSLIALPILLLGMELTDAIAYISIFYLFSSAFLITKEWKNIDKKIILKLALTSIIGVLLGILVLTFSKPILLKKGLGIFILIYVAYVLYGKTKLKLKRGEVISFGVLAGFFSGVFSTGGPLYVICIENSVKEIKAFRATMIGVLGLVTLTRVPALAVSDLLNFSHLKMTLLVIPFFLFAQFLGKRTFTKINENMFKKLLLGLLCFSGLILLF, encoded by the coding sequence ATGGATATAACAGTTCTAATACTCCTGATATTGGGTATTTTTATAGGGTTTTATGTGCAAACTGTGATTGGTTTTGCAGGATCCTTAATCGCGCTTCCTATTTTGCTTTTAGGTATGGAATTAACAGATGCAATTGCATACATTTCAATATTCTACCTGTTTTCAAGTGCTTTTTTAATTACAAAAGAATGGAAAAATATAGATAAAAAAATAATTCTAAAACTCGCCTTAACCTCCATCATAGGAGTCCTTTTAGGAATCTTAGTACTTACTTTTTCAAAACCTATACTATTGAAAAAAGGATTGGGGATTTTTATTTTAATATACGTAGCTTATGTATTATATGGTAAAACGAAGTTAAAGCTAAAAAGAGGAGAGGTCATTAGTTTTGGCGTATTGGCGGGATTTTTTTCAGGGGTATTCTCCACTGGTGGACCTCTGTATGTAATCTGTATTGAAAATTCAGTTAAAGAAATTAAAGCATTTAGAGCTACCATGATAGGCGTCTTAGGGCTGGTAACCCTAACGCGCGTTCCGGCATTAGCTGTAAGCGACTTATTAAATTTTAGTCATTTAAAAATGACCCTGTTGGTCATACCGTTTTTTCTTTTCGCACAATTTTTAGGGAAACGAACTTTTACGAAGATTAATGAAAATATGTTTAAAAAATTATTATTAGGTCTTCTATGTTTTTCAGGCCTCATTCTACTTTTTTAA
- a CDS encoding cysteine desulfurase family protein produces the protein MQKVYLDNAATTQVRASVIQKMQEALTECYGNPSSTHSFGRSAKTAIEKTRKTIARYLNAHPSEIIFTSGGTEADNMILRCAVRDLGVQTIITSKIEHHAVLHTVELLEKEYNIQVCYVGLDSYGNPDLEHLAALLQQDDTKKLVSLMHINNEIGNLLDMDAVVELCKKHQALFHSDTVQSLGHYAFDVQKIQADFLTAAAHKFHGPKGIGFAFVRRNLRIQPILVGGSQERGFRAGTEAFHNIVGLEEAFIAANENLAQEQAYVLDLKKYFIDELKAVLPEVVFNGHSGDLEKSTYTLVNVRLPFDGQKSQMLLFQLDIKGIACSKGSACQSGSSLGSHVLTEILSEEEMKKPSIRFSFSKDTTKQELAYVINELVVFSNQ, from the coding sequence ATGCAAAAAGTTTATTTAGATAATGCAGCCACAACACAAGTAAGGGCTAGTGTTATTCAGAAAATGCAAGAAGCCCTAACAGAATGTTACGGTAATCCTTCCTCTACCCACAGTTTTGGTCGTTCGGCAAAAACGGCCATTGAAAAAACCCGGAAAACAATTGCTAGATATTTGAATGCACACCCTTCGGAAATAATTTTCACCTCTGGTGGTACTGAGGCTGATAATATGATTTTAAGATGTGCTGTACGAGACTTAGGAGTACAAACGATTATTACCTCTAAAATAGAACATCATGCAGTTTTACATACCGTTGAATTACTCGAAAAGGAATATAACATTCAAGTTTGTTATGTAGGTTTGGATTCGTACGGGAACCCTGATTTAGAGCATTTAGCAGCATTGCTGCAACAAGACGATACAAAAAAGCTAGTGAGTTTAATGCATATCAATAATGAAATTGGTAATCTTTTGGATATGGATGCGGTGGTGGAACTTTGCAAAAAACACCAGGCACTTTTTCATTCGGACACGGTACAATCTTTAGGGCACTATGCTTTTGATGTTCAAAAAATACAGGCCGATTTTTTAACCGCGGCCGCTCATAAATTTCATGGTCCTAAAGGCATCGGATTTGCCTTTGTTAGACGAAATTTAAGGATACAACCCATTCTTGTGGGAGGCTCTCAAGAACGAGGTTTTAGAGCAGGAACCGAGGCTTTTCATAATATAGTTGGTTTAGAGGAGGCATTTATTGCGGCCAACGAAAATTTAGCACAAGAGCAGGCTTATGTGTTAGATTTAAAAAAATATTTTATCGATGAACTCAAAGCGGTTCTACCTGAGGTGGTCTTTAATGGGCACTCGGGTGATTTAGAAAAAAGTACCTATACCTTGGTAAATGTTCGATTGCCTTTCGATGGGCAAAAATCACAAATGCTTTTATTTCAATTAGATATTAAAGGGATTGCCTGTTCTAAAGGGAGCGCATGCCAATCAGGAAGCAGTTTAGGATCACATGTACTCACCGAAATATTAAGCGAAGAAGAAATGAAAAAACCATCCATACGTTTTTCATTTTCAAAAGACACCACCAAGCAAGAGTTAGCCTATGTGATTAACGAATTGGTAGTTTTTAGTAATCAGTAA
- a CDS encoding carboxypeptidase-like regulatory domain-containing protein — protein MLQSLKLSFFLLVPIFLNAQTAVITGVILDSNNQALAQVNISFGATGTSSDASGFYLLEIPADQEITITFSHVAHKNIVLKKFLLSTNETFEFNPVFKKNTTQIDEITISATGERQVAAITTIAPEIIRQIPGANAGVENILKLLPGVSSSNELSTQYNVRGGNFDENLVYVNEVEVYRPFLIRAGQQESLSFVNSDMIQQLRFSAGGFQAKYGDKLASVLDITYKKPVSFGLKVDASLMGVSTTLETRSKDKKLSSLTGVRYRDISHLINSQETVTNVQPKVIDIQTYESYQFSQKFTLGFLGNLSLNNYVNEPKTRVTNFGTLNNPRRVSIFYAGKENNRFNTALAALKATYFLNDKITLKFIPSLFHTVEQESSTIIAQYEIEDLDNSFGDASTSKKLGTQLNNARNTLDALLFNLAHKGNYTKENTTIDWGVKYTHEDIRDQIRESEFLDSLGFFVRPSSPAFINNQPEVSFNAPIEALESIQATNFVKTNRFSGYLQYSQQTQWHSNEIYYNFGFRSQYWNVSSQANQGNSQLVFSPRAQFALKPNWKKDLFFKLALGIYHQPPFYRELRDATGAVNVNVKAQRAFHTVVTNEYSFKLWSSPFKLISELYYKDLRNVNTYTVEDVRLRYVANNDATAYAYGADIRMTGAFVPGTESWISLGYLKTEENSTNRGYISRPTDQRFKAAILFQDYIPTIPDVKMHLNLVYQTGVPGGSPHNADPYIFQSRLRDYKRADLGISYTFVNETKKVAENSWLKGFKELSAGFELFNMFNTQNSISNTWVRNIDTKEQFAVPNFLTSRILNLRVRMQF, from the coding sequence ATGTTACAGAGTTTAAAACTGTCTTTTTTTTTACTAGTCCCCATTTTTCTAAATGCGCAAACGGCTGTTATTACAGGTGTTATTTTAGACAGCAACAATCAGGCCTTGGCTCAGGTAAATATTAGTTTTGGCGCTACTGGAACAAGCTCGGATGCTTCTGGTTTTTATCTCTTAGAAATCCCTGCCGATCAAGAAATAACCATTACTTTTTCGCATGTTGCGCATAAAAACATTGTTCTAAAAAAGTTTTTACTTTCAACCAATGAAACCTTTGAATTTAACCCCGTCTTTAAAAAAAACACGACCCAAATAGATGAAATAACAATTTCAGCCACCGGAGAGCGACAAGTGGCTGCCATCACCACTATTGCTCCCGAAATTATCAGACAAATACCTGGTGCCAATGCCGGGGTTGAAAATATATTGAAATTGCTCCCAGGTGTTTCCTCCAGCAATGAATTGAGTACCCAATACAATGTTCGCGGTGGTAATTTCGATGAAAATTTGGTCTATGTAAATGAAGTAGAAGTGTACCGCCCGTTTTTAATTAGAGCTGGACAGCAAGAAAGTTTAAGTTTTGTAAATAGTGATATGATTCAACAGCTTAGATTCTCTGCAGGAGGATTCCAAGCCAAATACGGTGATAAATTAGCTTCGGTTTTAGATATTACCTACAAAAAACCCGTCTCCTTTGGGCTTAAAGTAGATGCAAGTTTAATGGGTGTCAGCACCACTTTAGAAACGAGAAGTAAAGACAAAAAGTTAAGTTCGCTTACCGGGGTTCGCTACCGAGATATCAGCCATTTAATTAATAGTCAAGAAACGGTTACCAACGTTCAACCCAAGGTTATTGATATTCAAACCTATGAAAGTTATCAATTTTCACAAAAATTTACTTTGGGGTTTTTAGGGAATCTCTCTTTAAATAATTATGTAAACGAGCCCAAAACACGGGTTACAAATTTTGGTACTCTTAATAACCCAAGGCGAGTTTCTATTTTTTATGCAGGTAAAGAAAATAACCGGTTTAATACCGCTCTAGCGGCACTAAAAGCTACGTATTTTTTAAACGACAAAATAACTTTAAAATTCATTCCCTCTTTATTTCATACTGTAGAACAAGAGTCATCCACGATTATAGCACAGTATGAAATAGAAGATCTAGACAATAGCTTTGGTGATGCTAGCACTAGCAAAAAATTGGGAACTCAACTAAATAATGCACGTAATACTTTAGATGCTTTGCTTTTTAACCTAGCACATAAAGGAAATTACACCAAAGAAAATACGACTATTGATTGGGGTGTAAAATATACGCACGAAGATATACGAGATCAAATAAGGGAGTCAGAGTTTTTAGACTCTTTAGGTTTTTTTGTACGACCAAGTTCCCCTGCATTTATAAATAACCAACCTGAAGTTTCTTTTAATGCGCCCATTGAAGCTTTAGAAAGTATACAAGCTACCAATTTTGTAAAGACGAACCGGTTTTCTGGGTATCTACAATACAGCCAACAAACACAATGGCATTCGAATGAAATTTATTATAATTTTGGGTTTAGAAGTCAGTATTGGAACGTGAGCTCCCAAGCAAACCAAGGAAATTCGCAGCTGGTTTTTAGCCCTAGAGCACAATTTGCACTAAAGCCTAACTGGAAAAAGGATTTGTTTTTTAAACTAGCTTTAGGAATATATCACCAACCTCCTTTCTACCGAGAACTACGAGATGCTACTGGTGCAGTCAATGTGAACGTAAAAGCGCAAAGAGCCTTCCATACGGTAGTCACAAACGAATATAGTTTTAAACTTTGGTCGAGTCCGTTTAAATTAATTAGTGAATTGTACTATAAGGACTTAAGAAATGTAAATACCTATACAGTTGAAGATGTACGGTTGCGTTATGTTGCGAATAACGATGCCACTGCTTATGCATATGGCGCAGACATTAGAATGACTGGTGCTTTTGTGCCGGGTACAGAATCATGGATAAGTTTAGGCTATCTAAAAACGGAGGAGAACAGTACTAATAGAGGTTATATTTCAAGACCTACGGATCAGCGTTTTAAAGCGGCGATATTATTTCAGGATTACATCCCAACTATTCCTGATGTAAAAATGCATCTTAACCTAGTTTATCAAACAGGCGTTCCTGGAGGCTCACCCCATAATGCCGATCCTTATATTTTTCAAAGCAGATTACGCGATTATAAGCGTGCAGATTTGGGAATTTCATATACTTTTGTAAATGAAACCAAAAAAGTTGCAGAAAATAGCTGGTTAAAGGGTTTTAAAGAACTTTCTGCTGGCTTTGAACTATTTAATATGTTTAACACACAAAATTCAATCAGCAATACTTGGGTTAGAAACATTGACACTAAAGAGCAGTTTGCAGTACCCAACTTTTTAACTAGTCGAATTTTAAACCTGAGGGTCAGGATGCAGTTTTAG
- the rny gene encoding ribonuclease Y has protein sequence MDSTSIGVIAVVVGLAVGFTIAKLMEKGKASKTISSAKKEADSIVKEAKIEGENIRKDKIFQAKEKFLELKAEHEKVINSKDKKISEAEKRTRDKESQVSSELAKNKKISDELEEKIKEIDYKSDFFDKKQSELDKLHKNQVQQLEVISGLSAEDAKSQLLESLKETAKSDAMSYMQTTMEEAKLTAQQEAKKIIINTIQRIGTEEAIENCVSVFNLESDDVKGRIIGREGRNIRALEAATGVEIVVDDTPEAIILSCFDSVRREVARLSLHKLVTDGRIHPARIEEIVKKTEKQIEQEIIEIGKRTIIDLGIHGLHPELIRAVGRMKYRSSYGQNLLQHSREVAKLCGVMAAELGLNVKMAKRAGLLHDIGKVPNTEAEMETPHAILGMQWAEKFGEKPEVCNAIGAHHDEIEMKFLISPIVQVCDAISGARPGARRQVLDSYIQRLKDLEDIAFGFGGVQKAYAIQAGRELRVMVESEKVSDDKAAQLSFEISQKIQTDMTYPGQVKVTVIRETRAVNVAK, from the coding sequence ATGGACAGTACATCAATAGGAGTAATAGCAGTAGTTGTAGGCCTAGCAGTAGGTTTTACCATTGCTAAATTAATGGAAAAAGGGAAAGCCTCTAAAACCATATCGAGTGCAAAAAAAGAAGCCGATAGCATTGTTAAAGAGGCCAAAATAGAAGGTGAAAACATAAGAAAAGATAAAATTTTCCAAGCTAAAGAAAAGTTTTTAGAATTAAAAGCAGAGCATGAAAAGGTCATTAACTCTAAGGACAAGAAAATCTCAGAAGCAGAAAAGAGAACACGAGATAAAGAGTCTCAAGTGAGTAGTGAATTGGCGAAAAACAAAAAAATTAGCGACGAACTAGAAGAAAAAATTAAAGAGATTGATTACAAGAGTGATTTTTTTGACAAAAAACAATCAGAATTAGATAAACTACATAAAAACCAAGTACAGCAACTAGAAGTTATCTCTGGACTGTCTGCGGAGGACGCTAAGTCTCAACTTTTAGAATCACTGAAGGAAACCGCAAAATCTGACGCTATGTCTTACATGCAAACGACCATGGAAGAGGCAAAATTAACCGCTCAGCAGGAAGCTAAAAAAATCATCATCAATACCATACAGCGTATTGGTACAGAAGAGGCTATAGAAAATTGTGTGTCAGTATTTAATTTGGAATCGGACGATGTTAAGGGTAGAATTATTGGTCGTGAAGGTCGAAATATTCGAGCTTTAGAAGCGGCAACAGGGGTAGAAATTGTGGTTGATGATACTCCAGAAGCAATCATCTTATCTTGTTTTGATTCTGTCCGTAGAGAAGTGGCTCGATTGTCTTTGCATAAATTGGTTACTGATGGTAGAATACACCCGGCGAGGATCGAGGAAATTGTAAAAAAGACCGAGAAGCAAATTGAACAAGAAATTATAGAAATTGGTAAGCGTACCATTATCGATTTAGGAATTCACGGCTTACATCCCGAATTAATCCGTGCTGTTGGTAGAATGAAATATCGTTCGTCATACGGGCAAAACTTATTGCAGCACTCGCGTGAGGTGGCAAAACTTTGTGGTGTTATGGCGGCTGAACTTGGCTTGAACGTTAAGATGGCAAAAAGAGCAGGTTTGTTACATGATATCGGTAAAGTACCAAATACAGAGGCAGAAATGGAAACTCCACATGCTATTTTGGGAATGCAATGGGCCGAAAAATTTGGAGAAAAACCCGAAGTATGTAATGCCATTGGAGCGCACCATGATGAAATTGAAATGAAATTTTTAATTTCACCTATTGTACAGGTTTGTGATGCTATCAGCGGAGCTAGACCAGGTGCACGACGACAAGTGTTAGACTCCTATATTCAACGTTTAAAAGATTTAGAAGATATAGCCTTCGGGTTTGGCGGCGTACAAAAGGCCTATGCCATTCAAGCAGGTAGAGAATTAAGAGTTATGGTTGAAAGTGAAAAGGTAAGCGATGATAAGGCGGCACAATTATCCTTTGAAATTTCACAAAAAATACAAACCGATATGACGTACCCCGGCCAAGTTAAAGTAACGGTCATAAGAGAAACAAGAGCAGTAAACGTAGCGAAATAA